The sequence CGCACTGCCCGCATCGATGACAACCCCGCTTTTGCCACCAAGCCCCAAACACGCCGCTATGCGATCCACCCCCAGCCCTTCATATTTGCTTATTAGTTGCATTTTGGGGGCTAAATCTGTGGCACTCGGGCAAAACTCTAAAAGGTGTTCTGTGTTTTTAGGACTCACACTGATATAAAAAACTCCGCCTTGTAGGGCTTCTTTGTAATTTTCTAAGTTTTGGGGCACGCACGCCCACACTCTCCCCTCTTGGTAAAAATGTAAGTGCGTGTTGCCAATATCGCAAAGGGTCATGGGTGGTTGTAACTCAAATTAAGGTAGTAGCGGTCGTAATAAATTTTGTCATCGGTGTAAAAGGTCATTTTGTCTAAGTGCCCGGACATGTTTTTAGACACATTTTTAAGCGGATAAACCCGGTAGTCATCAAAATGTTCCAAATCCACTTCTATGAGATAGCCTCTTTTCTCTAAAGTGTAAAGTTTTTTATCGGTAACCACAATTGTGTTTAACATCGCAAAGGGCAACTTCACCACACCCATGCCTTGGTCGTTGAGTGTTTGGTCCATCTCTAGAATCCGTCCATCTAAGGTCAGCACATATAGGCGGTGGTGTTTGTAAAGCACATCCACAATGTCTGCATCAAAGCTAAACTCTTGCCCCGAGATCACTGACACGAGCCTTTTGCCCGTGGCCGCAAACATGTTTTCTTCATCGACTTTTAAATAAATTACATTGTTGAAAAACTTCTCGCTGTTGAGCACAATGTTGCGCACAACTCTAGGCTCTTTAGGCACCACATCCACAACCAACAACCGCCCATCGAGCATGGGAAAGACCACCACCGTGTCTAAGAACACGGGTGCGGCGACTAAAGAATTGATCGCCGGGCTAGAGGAGCCCTTTTCATTGAAGATCAACTTTTTGGTTTTGATGTCGTAGATGTTGGCGGAGTTGTCCGCCATCACCACCGCCAATTGGTTGCCCTTAATGCTCGCACTTAAAGGGTAGGTGTCTAGGGGGATCGTGATGGAGGGGGTGGCACTTAAAGCGGTGCTGATGAGTTCTAATTGGTGGCAATGGTCGTGCAACTCAACATTTTGATCGGTTTCTTCAATGTTGTCGATGATCGCCTCTTGGGCTTGCTTGTCTGTGAGCGTGGTGTGTTTCTTGTGTTTGACCTTGGGGCCGTTGCGCTTGTGGGCGCGCCAACAATCGTGCGCCAAAATGTAGTAATCTTGGCTCTCATTCAAAAAGGAAGTTTCCTTGTCTTCCTTCTTTTCAATCTTTAGTTGTGTTAAGCCCTGTCTGTCTAGCACCCCACCATTGGATAAAATCGCTCCATAGCGGTTGGTGAAAATAATGGAGTTTTTAAGGGCATGGCTAAAGGTGATTTGCCGCACGATCTTAGACCTAGGCGGTGTAAAATTCTTGCGTCCATCGCAACCAAAGCCCACAAAGACCAATAAGGCTAACCCTACGATCCACACTTTCTTCATCACTCTTGCCCCTTTTGCGTGCCGGTGGCGGGGTAGTGCTTGAGTAAAGAGGCGATGGGGTAAATGCCTGAAGTGGGGGGAATAGTGGTGATCAATGCCTTCATCTCTTTAGCCGCTTTGGGGTCGTTGTGCAGTAAATAGGCTTGTTGCAAATGGATGAAGTCTTGCAAGGCGGGTAGATCCAAAGCTTTTAGGGCTTTTAAGTCACGGTTGTAAGAGGCGGCGTAGTAGCTTGCTAGAGCCTTTACAATGGGGTTTTTGGCGTGGCTTAGGGTGTCTAGGGTCTTGGTGTCCTTATTTTTTAGAGCCTGTGCGTAGTTGTAGAGCTCGGCAAGCTGGGGGGCTTGCTCTTGCAATTTCTCTAATGGGGCGGTGTTGTTAGGGTTTGCCAACACTTCGTTGTAAAGGGCGGTGATCTCTTGCGTCCTTTTGTCCTTTTGCACGGCTTCAAACTTTGCGTAGCCCCACCACGCCAACGCCAAGACCACCAACGCCCACAGCACATATTTATACTTGCTATACAGCTTTTCAAGCCTAAAAGCACTCTCTAAAAGTTTTTCATCGCTTTTAAACTCTTCTTTGACTTGTGTTAAATTCTCTTTAATTTCCATTAAATCCCACTGCTCCCAAAGCCCTTTGCGCCCCTTTGGGTGGCTTCTAGCTCAGGGGCTAGGGCAAAATCCGCCTGAAACACGCGGCAGAGCACCCCCTGCGCGATCCGATCGCCCGCTTGTATATGAAAGGGCGCATCGCCTAAATTCATTAAAATCACCTGCAACTCCCCCCGATAATCGCTATCGACCGTGCCCGGGGAGTTTAGCACCACAATTTGGTGCTTTAGTGCCAGTCCTGATCTAGAGCGCACCTGCACTTCATAGCCCTTCTCCAGCTCAAGGGCGATCCCAGTTTTTACCAAGCCCACGCTTTTAGGGGCGATCTCAAGGCTTTCTAGGGCGCATAAATCAAACCCGCTCGCCCCCGCACTTTGATAGGTGGGGAGTTTGGCGTGTGGGTGGAGTTTTTGCAACTTAACTTTTAGCATAATCAATATCTTTGTAATAAATGTCTAAAATCTCAAATTCGTTTTCGCCCGAGGGCAACACCACCGTAACCTCATCGCCCTTGCTTTTGCCCATTAAACTTTTGGCAATGGGCGAGCCAAAGGAGATGAGCCCCCTTGCGGGGTCGCTCTCCATGCTCCCCACAATGGTGTAACAAAACTCCTTGTCGTTGTCTAGGTTTAAAATTTTTACCGTGCTGCCAAAGCTCACCTTTTGGTGGCTTAGGGTGGCGGGGTCGATCACCTGCGCATTGGCTAAAATGCGACTTAAATCGTTAATTCTAGCTTCTATAAACGCCTGCTTTTCTTTGGCGGCGTGGTATTCGGCGTTCTCTTTTAAATCCCCATGCTCTCTTGCCCGATCGATTTCTTTTACGATCTGTGGCCTTTCCACTTCTTTGAGCTTTTTCAATTCGGCACAAACCTTTTCATAACCATAGGCACTCATCGGCTCTTTCATTGCAACTCCTAAAATAGAGCCAAAATTATATAAAACACATGGTTAAAACGCCCTAAATTTGCTAAATCTACCCCCCTATTAATTGCGCCCTAAGTTAAATATTCTAATAATACGGATTTAAGGTTTGTTGTTTGGGTTTAACCCATTGATTGTTGGCACTCTATAAAGGCAAAACATCAAGACGCTAGACAAGGACATAAAAGGCGATTTTCGCACCGCTTGCAAGCGCATTTTATACGCCAAGCGGGGCTTTGACATTAAAGACCGCAAATTAACCGCCCTATTGCAAAAATGGGTGCGCCCTAAAGCGGGGCTGAAGGTGTTGGTCTATTGCCCCCTAGCCCACGAGGTGGATATACGCCCCTTCATCAAATGGGCTAGAAGGTGTAAAATGCGCCTATTTGCCCCCTTAATGCACCCGCCTTGTTGCACCTATGCGCCTTATCGCCTGCCTTTAAGCACCCTTAAACACATCAAGCAACCCGAACCAAGCTTTTTTAAAGCACCCCTAGACCTAGCCATAGTCCCCATTTTGGGGGTGGATTGTGGCTTTAGGCGGGTGGGCTTTGGGTTAGGGGCTTACGATCGACTCTTTGCCGCCCTGCCTAAAAAGCCCTTCACGATTTTCATCGCCCGCCAACTCTTAAAATCCCCCCACGCCCTAGGTGCGTTGCACGACATCACAGCGGACATGTGCCTAGAGCAAAACAGCGATTTCACACACCAAAGGACAATAAATGGAAGAGGCCTTAAGCATTTTGATCCCCTGCTTATTCACCGGCATCAGCGTGTTTTACTTCACCAAGAAAAATTATAGTGCTGCTAGCCAAAGTCTCATCGTCCAAGCTAAAGCCCAAGCGGACATGCTCATCTACCAAGCCCAAGTGTTTTACAAAAGCAAAGAAGAAGAATCCAAAACCCTAGCCTTGCAGCTGCAACAAGAGTACAACGAGCGGCAAAAGACCCAAGAAGCCGCCTACCAACACAAGCTAGACGAACTTAAGAATAGGGAAAAACAACAACAACAGCACTGGCATCACAAGCACAAACAACTAGAGCAGCATAAGAGCGAGCTAGACGCACTAAGAAGCGAGCTCGAACGGGGCAAACACGCCCAAGAAAGACTCTGCCAAGAATACCAAGAGCTCAAAGAGCAAGCCATGCAAACCCTCACGGAGCGCTCGGGTTACACCAAAGAGGAAGCCAAAGACCTGCTTTTGCGCTTGCTAGAAGAGGAGTTGATTTTGCAAAAAGCGGCTTTGGTGCGCCGCTATGAAAAACAAGCCAAAAAGGAAGCCAAAGAGCGGGCGCATTTCATTTTAGCCGAAGCGACTTCCCGTTTTGCAAGCAGCTTTGCCATGGAGAATTTAACCAGCGTGGTGGCACTGCCTAATGTCGAGTTCATCGGGCGGATCATCGGCAAGGATGGCAAGAACATCGACACTTTCAAGCGCATCAGTGGGGTGGAGCTGATGATTGACGAGGAAACCAAGACCATCACTCTAAGCTGTTTCAATCTCTACCGGCGGCAAATCGCCATGCAAACGCTCGAGCTCTTGATCCAAGATGGGCGTATCCAACCCTCGCGCATTGAAACCGTGTACCAACGGGTGGAGGCGAACATGGAAGAAAACATCTTAAAAGAGGCCGAAGAGGTCATCTTAGACCTACAATTAGATTCTATGGACGAGGAATTAAAACGGCTCTTGGGGCGCATGAAATACCGCACTAGCTACGGGCAAAACGCCCTCACCCACTCCATAGAGGTGGCGATCTTAGCGGGCATGATCGCCGAGCAGTTGGGTGGCGATTCTAAATTAGCTAGAAGGGCGGGGATTTTACACGACATCGGCAAAGCCTTAACCCAAGAGCACGGGGGTGATCATGTGGATTTGGGGGCTGAGGTGTGTGTGCGCCACCACGAGCACCCTGTGGTGATCAACGCCATTTACGCCCACCACGACCGCCAAGAGATCAAGAGTGTAGAGTGCGCCGCTGTGTGCGCTGCCGATGCCTTGTCTGCCGCAAGACCCGGGGCACGCCGCAAGGAAAATGAAAACTTCCTAGGGCGCATGCACGATTTGGAGCGCATCGCCAGCCAGCAAAATGGAGTGGAAAAGGTCTTTGCCATGGATGCGGGGCGCGAGGTGCGCGTGATTGTCTGCCCCGATCAAGTGAGCGATGCCAAAGTCCCCCTGCTAGCACACGACATCGCTAAAGAAATCCAAGCCAATTTGCAATACCCAGGCGAGGTCGTGGTGCATGTCATCCGCGAAAACCGCGCCAAAGCCATCGCCCGCTAGGGCTGTGTAGGCACTTAGGTGGCTCTTGCCCTTAAGCCACAAGGGCGCACGCCAACGCTAAAGAGGTGCGTAAGCCACCATCACCTCCGCCTAGATGAGTTTACTCCCTGAATCTGTGCGCGCCTAGGGCTTTTCGTGTAGGCGTTTCATGTGCGCGCCTAGAGTGTTCATTTTGTCCTCTAAGGCTTCGTAACCCCGATCTAAATGGTAAATGCGGTGCACCCGGCTCTTGCCCTTAGCCACGAGGGCAGCCAGCACCAACGCCGAAGAGGCGCGTAAATCTGTTGCCATCACATCCGCCCCGATGAGCTCACTCACGCCTTGAATCTGCGCCATCGCCCCCTTAAGGCTGATTTGCGCCCCCATGCGCTGCAACTCGCCCACATGCATGAAGCGGTTTTCAAATAAACGTTCTTCAATGAGGCTTGAGCCCTCACATTGTGTCGCTAGTGCCATAAACTGCGCCTGTAAATCGGTGGGAAAGCCCGGGTATTCCGTGGTGGTGAGGCTAAAGGCTTTTTTGTGCGTGGCGGGGTGGATTGTAAGCGTATGGGTGGTGGGGGTGTTTTCTGTGATGTCTACATTAAAGCCGATTTCACTTAGTTTTGCCAGCACGGCTTCTAAATGGTGGGCGTTGGCGTGGGTGAGCGTTAGGGGCGAATTGGTGATCGCTGCGGCGCATAAATAGGTCCCGCACTCAATGCGATCGGGGATGATCTCTATGTCTTGAAAGTCTAAAGCTTGTCTGTCTGTGCCCTGCACCAAGAGCTCACCGTTACCCACTCCGCTAATTTCCACGCCCCCCGCTTGCAAGAAGGCGCACAGCTGCACCACTTCGGGCTCTTTGGCGGCGTTGATGATCCTTGTTTGCCCTTTGGCCATGCTCGCAGCCATTAAAATATTTTCTGTGCCCGTAACGGTGATTTTGTCAAAAATAAGATCGCAGCCTCTTAAGCCCCCTTGGCTTTAGCCACAATGTAGCCCTTGTCAATGGTGATCTCAGCACCCATTTTCTCCAGCGCACTTAAGTGCAAATCTACGGGCCTAGCCCCAATCGCACACCCCCCGGGTAAACTCACTTGGCACTTGCCAAAACGCCCCAAGAGCGGGCCTAAAACCAAGATAGACGCGCGCATTTTACGCACAATCTCATAGGGTGCGGTGCAACGCACTGCCGTGCAATGTGTGGGGCTTGTGCTGATCTCAAGGCTGTTTGGTGTGTGCCATATGGCGTTGCTACCCAAATGCTCTAAAAGCTGCACTAGGGCGCGCACATCGGCGACATGGGGCAGGTTGTGTAGGCGCACTTGCTCTTTAGCTAAGAGTGTGCTTGCCAAAAGGGGCAAGGCGGCGTTTTTCGCCCCCGAGATTGCCACCTGACCGCTTAAAGTCTGCTGCCCCTTGATCTCTAAGTAGTCCACATCAATCCTTTTTCTTGTGTTTGAGTGCAAGCCCCACGGTGTTGGAAATCGCCTTGCTGAGTTTGGGGTTGGCGTTTTCTAAGTCTTGCCCAAACTTCACGGTCGAATCGATGTCTAAAAACTCAGACTCGGCAAAGTTTTTAATGGCATTCAACCAGTCGCCCTCTTTGATATTTTTAGGCAAGCTTGTATAATGGTGGGCAAAGGTTTTAAACAGAGCGTCGTATTCTTCAACCTCCTTAGCCTTTTCTAGGTTTAACATGATCTCTCTTAGACTAGGGATGTCGGGGGCGGGGGGCGGGGGCTTTAAATAGGTGTAGGCAAAGCCCACCAAGAGCATGGGAAAGGCAAAGAGGAAACCCGCCATCCAGTAAATGCCATAAAACCACAGATCGTACATGGCTAGCGTTGCAGTTGGTAAAAATCGTTCGTGGCTTGGATAAAGCCCTCCACACTCCCACAATCATAGCGTTTGCCCTCGAATTTATATGCTAGGACCAATTTTTCTTGAGCTTGTTGCAAGAGCGCATCGGTGATTTGGATTTCGTTGTTCTTGCCCGGGGGGGTGTGTTTGAGCACTTCAAAAATATCGGGGGTTAAAATATAACGCCCGATCACGGCTAAGTTACTCGGGGCTTCTTCAGTCTTTGGCTTTTCCACCATGTCTTGCACTTGATACACCCCACTTGCCATCTCTTGGCCTAAAATCACGCCGTATTTATGCACCTCCTCCATCGCCACCTCCTCAATCGCCACAACGCAACAGCGGTATTTGTGATACAACTCGACCATTTGGGCTAGCACCCCCTTGCCCCCCTGATTGATACAAAGGTCATCGGCTAAAAGAACACAGAAAGGCTCGTTGCCTATGAGTGTCTGTGCCGTGTAAATGGCATGCCCTAGCCCTTTCATCTCGTGTTGCCTGGTGTAAGAGAAACTGCAATTTTGCATTAGAGCCCTAATCCCCTCTAATTGCTGTTCTTTGTTTGTGCCGCTGATTTGGTGTTCTAGCTCGTAGCTGATGTCAAAATGGTCCTCAATGGCGCGCTTGCCCCGCCCGGTAACAATCGCCATCCCCGTGCAACCCGCCTCCATCGCCTCTTCCACGCCGTATTGGATGAGCGGTTTATTGACAATGGGGAGCATTTCTTTAGGCATCGCCTTTGTGGCGGGCAAAAAGCGCGTGCCATAGCCCGCAGCAGGAAAAAGGCATTTATTGATCATGGTCTATCCTTTAAAATCGTGTTTAAAAAGCCCTGCATGTTAAAGTGGATTTTGTGGGAGTGGTGTCTAAAAATGCTTTGGTAGATGATGTAGTTTGCCAAAACCTTTTGCCCATAAAGGCGGGTTTCTTCACAGGGGATACGCTCCATGCTCAGCCACGGCTCAAACTTGCCTCTAGTAAAAAAGTGGTGTTCTTTGAGCAACTTTCTAAAAAATTTTGGTCCCCCATTGTAGCAGTAAGCCACGAACAGGGGGTTTTTAAACTCTTCCTTGAGGGTGTTTAAGTAGTAATTGCCAAAGGCTAAAGACAAATGGGGATTAAACATGTCGGTTAATTGCACCCTGCTTAAGCCAAGCGCCTTAGCAAAGGGGGCGACATTAAAGGGCATGATTTGCATAAGCCCTAAAGCATAAGAAGACGACACCAAAGCGGGGAGCAATAGGCTCTCCTGTCTAGCGATTGCATATGCCATCGCCTTTTCTTCTAGGCTTTTAAAGTGGGCTTTTCTGGCATAAGGGGTTAAAAAGTAATGCCGTTCATCGTTGTAATAGCGCTCCAAAAAATACGCTAAATGCGCCATGCTTTGCTCGGTTTTTAGGGACTTTAGGGCTTTTAAAAAGGCACGCTTGTTGTTGATGGATAGGATTTTCTCTTTAAGGATTTGCCACGCAAAGGGGTCTTTGATGTCAAATTTTGGGGGTTTGTGGCTCAACAAACCTAGCGAGGTTACAATGTGATACTTAGGCATGGTGTTGCGGGCAAGATTGGCATAAAGGCTGAAAAGATTGGGGTTTGTGCTTTGGCTTAAAATGTCTAAATAGGCGTTATTTTGGCTTAAAAGATACTTCCAAAACACCGCCTTGTCGTGCATGAAGGCTTTATCCGCCTGCTTTTGGGCACGGTCAAAGTAAGTAAAAGCGGTGATTTCTTCTTGGTGCAAAAGAGCATTGATGCCTAAAAGAAAAAAGGTTTTGGAATCGGAGTTGGTGATGCTTGCGTGGCTTAGGGCTTTTTGAAACACGCCAAAGTGGCTGTCTAAGATGACCCGCCTTAAGATGTCATTGAAGGCAGGGTTGTTCTCACTGGCGAGCTTGGCTAAGACTTCGGGGTCAAAGGGGCGATCTAAGAGGCCTTGCTTTTGCTCATAGCTTAGGGCGTTGTAAATGGTGGCGATCACGCTTGCCCTAGCTTGTATAAACGCATTTTGGTCTGTGGGATTTAGCACAATTTGCAAGGCGTTGTAAAGTTTGGGGTAACTTTTGAGCTTGGGTTGCAAAGAGCGCAAAATTGCCGCACTCTTGGGATCCTTAGCCTCTGTGAAAATGCGCTCAAAGCTTAGGGCAATGGCAATACATGCGCTGTCTTTATCACTCAAAACTTCTAGGGGCAAACCTTGACAAGGGTGGGGGATTAAGTTTAACGCCCCCTTTTGCCTAGCCAATTCTATGAGTTTTGGGGTCTTGTGGGCGATGAGATTATAGGCAGCTTTGGCTTGCTTAGCCGTAGTGCCAGGCTCTTGCAAATAAAGCCAAATGAAAAAATCTCTAGGCGTGCCCTTGGGTTTGCTCTTTAGGTAGGCTAGGCTGATGTGCTGGGCGTTTAAAGACACACAGCAAAGGACAAGCAAGAGTAGCCGCAACAAAGTTAACCTTGTGCGTAATTAAACATGAGCTGCACGGCGCTCAAATCAAAGAATTTCAACACCAAAATCACCGCTAGGGGGGATAAATCAATGCCATTAAACACCAGAAAGGGGGCAAGTTGCTTGGCTTTGTTGAGAGTAGGTTCTGTGAGGCGACAGAGGATCTGCACGATGGCGTTGCTTGGGTCGGGGCGCACAAAGCTTAAAAGGGAGGCGATGATGACCACCCAAATGTAAATGTTGATTAAGCTGTGCAGGATAGTGGCGGTGACACTTAAGAGGGTGCTAACAACCATGCTCTGTCTTTAACACCAAAATTTGCTCCAAAAGGGGGACGAGGTGGGGGTAGAGCAGAGCGAGCTCCACGCCATGCGCTTGCCCCGTGAGCAAAATCCTTAAAGGTTTGAAAAAGTCCTTGCCTTTAAGTTGGCTTTTTTGCATGGCTTCGTGCTTAAAGGCGTTGAAGTCTGCCACAGCCTCCATACTTTTTAAGGCGGTGTAGAGTGTGTGGCACTTCTCATAGAAGTTCTGCCCTTCATAGTCCTTTTTAATGTCTTTTGGGCTAAACATGGCACTTAGCTTTTCGTGCAACTCGTTTAAGGTACTGCACTCTTCTAAGAAAAGCTTGGCTAGAGGGGCTTTAGCCGGTTCTATATCTAACACCCTAGCAAGGCTCTCTAGGTCTAAAGCTTTTAAGTGCTCGTGGTTTAAATGGCGCAGGTAAGATAAGCTAAAATGTGCACTGGAGGCGCTAACCTTTTCTAACTCAAACCACTCAAGGGCATCGTTTAGGCTAAAAATCTCTTTAGGGGCTTTGTAGCCCATGCTGGCAAGGTAATTAGCGATACTCACGGGTAAAAAGCCTTGTTTTAAGAGCCATTGCACACTAGAGGCTTCATATCTTTTACTCATTTTCTTACCATCATCCTCGTTTAAGATAATGGGTAGGTGGGCGTAAATTGTAGGCGTTTCGGGGGTGTTTAGCACCCGGCTTAGGGCTTGCTTGATTAAAATTTGTTTGGGGGTGTTGCTGACATGGTCTTCTCCGCGGATAATGTGGGTGATTTTGTAGTTAAAGTCATCCACCGCACAAGCAAAATTATAGGTGGGGACTTGGTTTGCCCGCACAATGACAAAGCTGTCTAGCTCGCTTACTTTAAAATGGATACTACCCTTCACCAAGTCATTAAAAACCATGTCCTTGGCACTCCCCCTTAAGCGCACCACGGGGTTAGGGTTGCTCTCTTTTTCCAACAACGCCCAAGAGTCATCGTAGCGGAAAGGTCTTTTGGCTTGCACGGCTTCTTGTTTTTTACTTTCTAAAAACTCAGGGGTGCAGTGGCAATAAAACGCTTCGCCCTTGTCTAAGAGTTTAGCAGCATAGTCTAAATGCGTGCCAAAATTTGCGCTTTGGTAGACGAGCTGATCCCAAGTTACCCCCATTTGCTCTAAAATCTTAAAAATCTCTACATCTTTGCCTGCGATGTTGCGCTGGGTGTCGGTGTCTTCAATGCGTAACATTAAGGGGAGCTTTAGGCGCTTGGCTACAATGAAATTCAATAAAGCCACACGCAAATTCCCAATATGCATGCTTCCTGTAGGCGAGGGGGCAAAACGCAACATAAAAAGCCTTTTTGCCAAATTATAGCACAACGGACTAGATTATCAAGCACCCACAAAGCCAAATTTGTAAGCAAGTCTTAACCCAAAAGTCTACAAAAAACTAAAACAACCTGCAATAAAGTTTATAACGATACTATAAACTTTATTGATACTAATTATATATACTAACTAGACTATCAACTTATCTATAATTTAATCTATAATTAAATAATTAAGTTTTAGAGAATTACAATCAAGTGTTTTTGAAAAATCTAGTAAAGGAGCTTAAGATGGATAAGCAACACGCCTTAGATGTATTGAACAGCAAACAACTGCACAATGTGGTGAAGTTATTTGAGAAGTATGCACAAGTGCCAGGAGCTGCAAACATTTATGTCAAAGACCTTGATTTTGAGGGGCTGCAAATCGCCTACACCAAAGAGGGGCAAGAGGAAATCTTTAGCCTTGCCTTCCCCTACACGCTTGAAAACTTTGAGGGCATCCGCGATGCGCTCATCGCCCTTTTAGGCGAAGACGCAGGGGTAGATGCCCAAAATATGCACCAAAATCCCCAATGGGGCTTTGGTCCTATGGGTTTTGGTCCGCAAACACAGGGTTTTAATCCGCACAATCCACAAAGAGGCTTTAATCCGCAAGGTTTTGGTCCCCAAAGTGGCTTTAATCCCCAAGCGCAACACCCCTTTAGTGGCTACGCCCCTTTTGGTGCACAAGGCGCAACCCCCCAACAAGGCTTTAACCCTCAAGCACAAGGTTTTCAAGGTTTTGGAGCGCAGGGCATGCCCTTTGCCCCCCATGGCATGTTCATGTTCGGCTTTATGCCCTTTTGGGGATTTGGGCCCATGGGCTTTCACGCCCAAGCCCCACAATGGGGCTTTAACCCCCAAGGACAGAGCCCACAAAATGGCTTTGATCCACAAAGCCCACAGCAAGGTTTTAACCCCCAAAACCCACAGGGGGGCTTTGGTCCGCAAGCGCAAGGTTTTAGCCCCCAGCACCCGCAAAATCGCTTAACAGAGTCAGCGCAAGCACAGCAAGCACAGCCACAAGATTAGTTTTTAGTGGGGCTTCGTCCCACGCCCCACACAACCCCCACAGCCCCGCAAGTAGGAGGACTTGTAGCAACAAGCCCCCCCTAAACTCCAATAAATTGACCTTGGCAAAGCTGACCCAAAGGGGGGCGTAAAAATCCCAGCTAAGAGCCACTAAAGCCGCCCCCAAAACATTACCCACACCA is a genomic window of Helicobacter sp. NHP19-012 containing:
- the rny gene encoding ribonuclease Y — protein: MEEALSILIPCLFTGISVFYFTKKNYSAASQSLIVQAKAQADMLIYQAQVFYKSKEEESKTLALQLQQEYNERQKTQEAAYQHKLDELKNREKQQQQHWHHKHKQLEQHKSELDALRSELERGKHAQERLCQEYQELKEQAMQTLTERSGYTKEEAKDLLLRLLEEELILQKAALVRRYEKQAKKEAKERAHFILAEATSRFASSFAMENLTSVVALPNVEFIGRIIGKDGKNIDTFKRISGVELMIDEETKTITLSCFNLYRRQIAMQTLELLIQDGRIQPSRIETVYQRVEANMEENILKEAEEVILDLQLDSMDEELKRLLGRMKYRTSYGQNALTHSIEVAILAGMIAEQLGGDSKLARRAGILHDIGKALTQEHGGDHVDLGAEVCVRHHEHPVVINAIYAHHDRQEIKSVECAAVCAADALSAARPGARRKENENFLGRMHDLERIASQQNGVEKVFAMDAGREVRVIVCPDQVSDAKVPLLAHDIAKEIQANLQYPGEVVVHVIRENRAKAIAR
- a CDS encoding 5-formyltetrahydrofolate cyclo-ligase, which produces MLYAKRGFDIKDRKLTALLQKWVRPKAGLKVLVYCPLAHEVDIRPFIKWARRCKMRLFAPLMHPPCCTYAPYRLPLSTLKHIKQPEPSFFKAPLDLAIVPILGVDCGFRRVGFGLGAYDRLFAALPKKPFTIFIARQLLKSPHALGALHDITADMCLEQNSDFTHQRTINGRGLKHFDPLLIHRHQRVLLHQEKL
- the dut gene encoding dUTP diphosphatase; the protein is MLKVKLQKLHPHAKLPTYQSAGASGFDLCALESLEIAPKSVGLVKTGIALELEKGYEVQVRSRSGLALKHQIVVLNSPGTVDSDYRGELQVILMNLGDAPFHIQAGDRIAQGVLCRVFQADFALAPELEATQRGAKGFGSSGI
- a CDS encoding YggT family protein gives rise to the protein MVVSTLLSVTATILHSLINIYIWVVIIASLLSFVRPDPSNAIVQILCRLTEPTLNKAKQLAPFLVFNGIDLSPLAVILVLKFFDLSAVQLMFNYAQG
- the galU gene encoding UTP--glucose-1-phosphate uridylyltransferase GalU yields the protein MINKCLFPAAGYGTRFLPATKAMPKEMLPIVNKPLIQYGVEEAMEAGCTGMAIVTGRGKRAIEDHFDISYELEHQISGTNKEQQLEGIRALMQNCSFSYTRQHEMKGLGHAIYTAQTLIGNEPFCVLLADDLCINQGGKGVLAQMVELYHKYRCCVVAIEEVAMEEVHKYGVILGQEMASGVYQVQDMVEKPKTEEAPSNLAVIGRYILTPDIFEVLKHTPPGKNNEIQITDALLQQAQEKLVLAYKFEGKRYDCGSVEGFIQATNDFYQLQR
- a CDS encoding PQQ-like beta-propeller repeat protein, with amino-acid sequence MKKVWIVGLALLVFVGFGCDGRKNFTPPRSKIVRQITFSHALKNSIIFTNRYGAILSNGGVLDRQGLTQLKIEKKEDKETSFLNESQDYYILAHDCWRAHKRNGPKVKHKKHTTLTDKQAQEAIIDNIEETDQNVELHDHCHQLELISTALSATPSITIPLDTYPLSASIKGNQLAVVMADNSANIYDIKTKKLIFNEKGSSSPAINSLVAAPVFLDTVVVFPMLDGRLLVVDVVPKEPRVVRNIVLNSEKFFNNVIYLKVDEENMFAATGKRLVSVISGQEFSFDADIVDVLYKHHRLYVLTLDGRILEMDQTLNDQGMGVVKLPFAMLNTIVVTDKKLYTLEKRGYLIEVDLEHFDDYRVYPLKNVSKNMSGHLDKMTFYTDDKIYYDRYYLNLSYNHP
- a CDS encoding lytic transglycosylase domain-containing protein — encoded protein: MLRLLLLVLCCVSLNAQHISLAYLKSKPKGTPRDFFIWLYLQEPGTTAKQAKAAYNLIAHKTPKLIELARQKGALNLIPHPCQGLPLEVLSDKDSACIAIALSFERIFTEAKDPKSAAILRSLQPKLKSYPKLYNALQIVLNPTDQNAFIQARASVIATIYNALSYEQKQGLLDRPFDPEVLAKLASENNPAFNDILRRVILDSHFGVFQKALSHASITNSDSKTFFLLGINALLHQEEITAFTYFDRAQKQADKAFMHDKAVFWKYLLSQNNAYLDILSQSTNPNLFSLYANLARNTMPKYHIVTSLGLLSHKPPKFDIKDPFAWQILKEKILSINNKRAFLKALKSLKTEQSMAHLAYFLERYYNDERHYFLTPYARKAHFKSLEEKAMAYAIARQESLLLPALVSSSYALGLMQIMPFNVAPFAKALGLSRVQLTDMFNPHLSLAFGNYYLNTLKEEFKNPLFVAYCYNGGPKFFRKLLKEHHFFTRGKFEPWLSMERIPCEETRLYGQKVLANYIIYQSIFRHHSHKIHFNMQGFLNTILKDRP
- the gltX gene encoding glutamate--tRNA ligase; its protein translation is MLRFAPSPTGSMHIGNLRVALLNFIVAKRLKLPLMLRIEDTDTQRNIAGKDVEIFKILEQMGVTWDQLVYQSANFGTHLDYAAKLLDKGEAFYCHCTPEFLESKKQEAVQAKRPFRYDDSWALLEKESNPNPVVRLRGSAKDMVFNDLVKGSIHFKVSELDSFVIVRANQVPTYNFACAVDDFNYKITHIIRGEDHVSNTPKQILIKQALSRVLNTPETPTIYAHLPIILNEDDGKKMSKRYEASSVQWLLKQGFLPVSIANYLASMGYKAPKEIFSLNDALEWFELEKVSASSAHFSLSYLRHLNHEHLKALDLESLARVLDIEPAKAPLAKLFLEECSTLNELHEKLSAMFSPKDIKKDYEGQNFYEKCHTLYTALKSMEAVADFNAFKHEAMQKSQLKGKDFFKPLRILLTGQAHGVELALLYPHLVPLLEQILVLKTEHGC
- the greA gene encoding transcription elongation factor GreA produces the protein MKEPMSAYGYEKVCAELKKLKEVERPQIVKEIDRAREHGDLKENAEYHAAKEKQAFIEARINDLSRILANAQVIDPATLSHQKVSFGSTVKILNLDNDKEFCYTIVGSMESDPARGLISFGSPIAKSLMGKSKGDEVTVVLPSGENEFEILDIYYKDIDYAKS